TCTCTCATCTCTGTCAATaatctctccccccccccccccccccccaaaccccatCAACTGAAGTCTATGGCTTCAGCTTCTCAAGCTAGTCTCCTCCTTCAGAAACAACTCAAAGGTACAATCTTTTTTGTACCCAACTCATTCTTTGACTGTTAGCTTAATTGGGTGTCATTAATTTTTATTAGTTTCTCAAATTTGAATGTAAAGATCTTTGCTTTTTTGGTGTTCGCTCCCGCTTCACCTCAAAGAtccttgctttttttttttatatacctGTATTCATTGACTGTTTGCTTAATTGGGTGTTAATAACTATTAAAATCCCCAAATTGGAAGGTAAAGATCCTTGCTTTTTTGTATCATTATTCATTCTTGGACTGTTTGCTTAATTGGGTgttcttaatttttattatttcatttaATTTGAATGTAAAGATCCTTGCTTTTTTGTACCATTATTCATTCTTGGACTGTTTGCTTAATTGGGTTTTCTTAATTTcattatttcctataatttgaaTGTAAAGATCCTTGCTTTTTTTACTTTCAGATCTCTGTAAAAGACCAGTTGATGGATTTTCAGCTGGTTTGGTTGATGAAAGCAACTTATTCGAATGGAGTGTCACCATTATTGGACCCCCGGATACTTTATAGTGAGTCTTTtactagtagtagtagtagtttaAAGATTGAAATTTTATTGTTTTGATATGATCTTAAAGTTCTTTCTTTCTGAATTTTGTTTGGTTGTTAATGGGTTTTCTGTCTTTGATTGGATATATGATCGATTGAATAAGTTGAGTCAGCTTATAGCTTAAAGAAGATTTTCTTGAATCGTTTTCAGATTGTGTGGATGCTGTAAGTCCGATGACATACCCTTGTTTAAGGTCTGACAATTACTGGAAAAAGTTGTAATTTTGATCCTGCAATTTGTACTGTAGGCTATAGCATTTTTATGTTCTGGCTTATGGGTTTTCAATTACTATAGAGCTGCGGATTAGATATATTTTTTTACCTAGTAATATTTAGAACCTTAGTAGAAAACTTCTAGTACATTATATATTAGTttcttattttgtataatattggtCCGAGATGAGCTAAATGGAGCGACATGAaaagtgaggattcatatagctgacACAAACTTGCTTGGGATTGAGGCGTTATTGTGTTTCTCTTTTCATGGAAGTTCTGTGTGAATTGTGAAGTAAGAATCGATCAGTCTACATATGCCTTGGTCGCAAACTAGTTGGAGTTGGCTCTATTTCTATATCCATTGCGCTCTATTGATGGCATAAAAGTCCCTGAAGTTCCTTATAGGACTGGATAGTGGATACCATTAATTTTGCCATACTCCTGGTTTTTAAGTATATTCATCACTTTTTTCCTCGTCCAGAATTTTCCAATCACCTTTATTTACTCTTTGATATGTGCTTGATGTAGGTCTTATGATTCGACGTGATTTATTATTATCCTTTCCTTAGAATGCCAAACTGAAACTCAGTGCTCGTTCTTGATCGACTTAGCAGCTTAGTAATCCCTATGTATATTTCCTTTAAGGTAGTTTTAGCTGTTTAAGTTTATGAATTTAGTTAAGAGAAGAGATTCCGTCGTTTCTCAACGTTTACTTGTACTGTAGGTTGGGGTGGAAAGACCGAAAGAAATTCCTAATCATGTATTAATTGTTGCAAGTGCAGTGAAGGGGGTTTCTTTAATGCTATCATGAGCTTTCCTCAAAATTATCCCAACAGTCCTCCAACTATTCGGTTTACCTCGGAGGTGTGGCATCCTAATGGTGTGTAAGCTACATATCTATTTCGTAGAGTTGGTAAACGCGGTTGATCATCATCTCATTGATTTTGGTTATTTTCTTGAAATACAGTTTACTCTGATGGAAAGGTTTGCATCTCAATTCTTCACCCACCTGGTGATGATCCAAATGGATATGAGCTAGCTAGTGAGCGTTGGTCTCCTGTCCATACGGTATGAATATCTGTTATTATTTCAGGGTTCTTAGTCAAATGTTAATGTAATGGAATACGTAACCGTATGAATGAGTGTTGGTTGATAAATGTGAGTCTGTTTAGATGATCTAATCTTATTCTCTTGAATATGGATAAATTTAGCTCATTTTCGGGCTgagttttggaaatttgaattaTAATTCTCATCAGCTTATCTCATAGTTCAATTTTTATCCAAATGAAGAAGGTATACAGTAACATAAGTGCAGAATTACTCTGACAATTCCAAACTAGTACTTGTATCCTATTACTAAGATAAAGgagaaacttccaatttctagtACAGGGCTAGGCGAATTTTCAGTTTTttgttttcagtttttacaaaaacatcgctttagaaaatatttttcagttttttttaaagcagtttttttgtaaaaactggaaaaaaatttaTTTTCGGAAGGTGgggagttcgagtcaccccaagagcaaggtggggagtttttggagggagggagccggggTCTATCGGAagcagcctctctaccccaaggtaggggtaaggtctgcgtacacactaccctccccagaccccactagtgggattatactgggttgttgttgttgttgtaatccaCAAAAAATTGGTATGGCTTAATTTCTAACTGTATCAGAGATTATTCAAGTTGTCAAAATGTAATTGTAGGTTTAATAAATTTATCTGTGAAGCTTTCTAGTTGTGACCGTGTTCAGAT
This sequence is a window from Nicotiana tomentosiformis chromosome 5, ASM39032v3, whole genome shotgun sequence. Protein-coding genes within it:
- the LOC104086709 gene encoding ubiquitin-conjugating enzyme E2 7 isoform X3, which produces MASASQASLLLQKQLKDLCKRPVDGFSAGLVDESNLFEWSVTIIGPPDTLYEGGFFNAIMSFPQNYPNSPPTIRFTSEVWHPNVYSDGKVCISILHPPGDDPNGYELASERWSPVHTVESIILSIISMLSSPNDESPANVEAADE
- the LOC104086709 gene encoding ubiquitin-conjugating enzyme E2 7 isoform X1, whose translation is MASASQASLLLQKQLKDLCKRPVDGFSAGLVDESNLFEWSVTIIGPPDTLYEGGFFNAIMSFPQNYPNSPPTIRFTSEVWHPNVYSDGKVCISILHPPGDDPNGYELASERWSPVHTVESIILSIISMLSSPNDESPANVEAAKEWRDNRDEFKKKVSRCVRRSQEMT
- the LOC104086709 gene encoding ubiquitin-conjugating enzyme E2 7 isoform X2, with the protein product MDFQLVWLMKATYSNGVSPLLDPRILYNCVDAVSPMTYPCLSEGGFFNAIMSFPQNYPNSPPTIRFTSEVWHPNVYSDGKVCISILHPPGDDPNGYELASERWSPVHTVESIILSIISMLSSPNDESPANVEAAKEWRDNRDEFKKKVSRCVRRSQEMT